From the genome of Neisseria lisongii, one region includes:
- a CDS encoding prepilin peptidase: MTALSDLFRQLDTPTLLLFCAFIGGIIGSFLNVVIYRLPLMMEREFTLFAKNQLQQPLALEDRQTFNLFRPASHCPKCRTPLNMRQNIPIFGYLLSGGKCRHCGQGFGSRYLRVECVTAVLFAAAAWRFGAGIALIGILAFTSALIALAEIDADTHYLPDQITLPLLWLGLLLNSDGLYVPLQSAVIGAAAGYLALWLPNAVFHKLTGQTGMGHGDFKLLAALGAWNGVEMLAFTVFAASLAGLVAALLLRVKKGQYFAFGPALAVAGWCAAVFRTPIQTAFEHWLGNPIF; this comes from the coding sequence ATGACCGCCTTATCCGACCTGTTCCGCCAACTTGATACGCCGACGCTGCTGCTTTTCTGCGCTTTTATCGGCGGTATTATCGGCAGTTTTCTTAATGTTGTGATTTACCGCTTGCCGTTGATGATGGAACGGGAATTTACCCTGTTTGCCAAAAATCAGCTTCAGCAACCGCTTGCGCTGGAAGACAGGCAAACTTTTAACCTGTTCCGACCGGCTTCGCATTGCCCTAAGTGCCGAACGCCGCTGAATATGCGGCAAAATATCCCGATATTCGGTTATCTGCTGTCAGGCGGTAAATGTCGGCATTGCGGGCAAGGTTTCGGCAGCCGCTATTTGCGGGTAGAATGCGTTACCGCCGTTCTGTTTGCCGCTGCTGCATGGCGGTTTGGTGCAGGCATTGCGCTGATCGGCATCTTGGCGTTTACTTCTGCCCTGATTGCTTTGGCGGAAATCGATGCAGACACGCATTATCTGCCTGACCAAATCACGTTGCCGCTGTTGTGGCTGGGGCTGCTGCTCAATTCAGACGGTCTGTATGTGCCGCTGCAATCGGCCGTAATCGGCGCAGCGGCGGGCTATCTCGCTCTGTGGCTGCCCAATGCAGTGTTCCACAAACTGACCGGACAAACCGGTATGGGACACGGCGATTTCAAACTGCTGGCGGCGCTCGGCGCTTGGAACGGTGTAGAAATGCTGGCATTTACCGTATTTGCCGCTTCATTGGCCGGTTTGGTGGCGGCGCTGCTGCTGCGGGTTAAAAAAGGGCAATATTTCGCTTTCGGCCCGGCGCTTGCTGTTGCCGGTTGGTGCGCTGCCGTATTCCGAACCCCGATTCAGACGGCCTTTGAACACTGGCTGGGCAACCCGATTTTTTAA
- a CDS encoding IS110 family transposase, whose product MQDRFMMSTQNYGGIDIAKRNFVIGITSSKKTKTETNNQKGFLHTIEYLKKHQVSLVVMESTGGLEIPLAKALHRAGFKVIIANPRQTHQFAQSQSLTKTDAADAKMLAFYAQVITQKPDWERQLYTPPSEAEEILEALISRRTQLVEMRSAEKNRLQQVHETQIQSVEALIAHFDALIAALDRQIEEHNDTHFGDKSSLLQSIKGIGPTTAATLCAMLPELGRVSHKQIAGLVGVAPYVKESGTMKFKSRCFGGRSAVRKTLYMAAMVAAHYEPRIKDFYQRLRLRGKPYKVAVTACMRKLLTILNAMMRDRLAEVSAV is encoded by the coding sequence ATGCAAGACAGGTTTATGATGAGTACCCAAAACTACGGCGGTATCGACATCGCCAAACGAAACTTCGTTATCGGCATCACGTCTTCCAAAAAGACCAAAACCGAGACCAACAACCAAAAAGGCTTTCTCCACACCATCGAATACCTGAAAAAACATCAGGTCTCACTGGTTGTGATGGAAAGCACCGGCGGACTGGAAATCCCATTGGCCAAAGCACTGCACCGGGCAGGATTCAAAGTCATCATTGCCAATCCCCGTCAGACGCACCAATTCGCACAGTCGCAATCACTCACCAAAACCGATGCGGCCGATGCCAAAATGTTGGCGTTTTACGCACAGGTAATCACACAAAAGCCCGATTGGGAACGGCAGCTCTATACGCCGCCGAGTGAGGCAGAAGAAATCCTCGAAGCCTTAATCAGCCGCCGCACTCAACTGGTTGAAATGCGCAGTGCCGAAAAAAACCGTTTGCAGCAGGTACATGAAACACAGATTCAAAGTGTTGAAGCACTGATCGCACATTTCGACGCACTGATTGCTGCTTTGGACAGACAGATCGAAGAACATAACGACACTCATTTTGGCGACAAAAGCAGTCTGCTGCAAAGCATCAAAGGTATCGGCCCGACTACTGCAGCGACCTTATGTGCGATGTTGCCGGAATTGGGCAGAGTATCGCATAAACAGATTGCCGGTTTGGTAGGTGTCGCCCCTTATGTGAAAGAAAGCGGCACAATGAAGTTTAAAAGCCGCTGTTTCGGCGGGCGCAGTGCTGTACGCAAAACGCTGTATATGGCGGCGATGGTGGCGGCACACTACGAACCGAGGATTAAGGACTTCTACCAACGTCTGCGTTTGCGGGGTAAGCCGTACAAAGTGGCGGTAACGGCCTGTATGCGTAAGCTGCTGACGATTCTGAATGCGATGATGCGGGATCGTTTGGCAGAGGTGAGTGCTGTTTGA
- a CDS encoding type II secretion system F family protein: MATRKSTTLFGSRKSKRFLFEGTNLHSGRPVQGEISAPDQAAAEQKLKRRGINAVLIRPAKSVRKRKIRSQDIAVFTRQLSTMMKAGLPLLQAFDVAAQGSGHPNLSKLLLHIRTDIEQGSSLAQALARHPQHFDRFYCNLVAAGETGGILETLLERLALTQEKNRLLKKQIQTALIYPVSIIAVSIIIILVMMLFVLPSFQTVYADMGAELPWLTQAVMSASDLLAAYGWLPLIGLIAAAVWFRRRYRRSRNLQKRCDRYLLQLPLLGTTVAQTASARWARTTAALFAAGMPPAEALNTVAGACGNLVYEDATHAIRNQVVQGISLTTAMQNSGCFAEMMIRMAAVGEESGALDTMLDKAAEWYENEVDQTVARLSALMEPLIMVILGTLIGILLLAMYLPLFHLGDAV; this comes from the coding sequence ATGGCAACACGCAAATCCACTACCCTCTTCGGCAGCAGAAAAAGCAAACGTTTTCTGTTTGAAGGCACCAACCTGCACAGCGGCCGCCCCGTGCAGGGCGAAATCAGCGCACCCGACCAAGCCGCCGCCGAACAGAAACTCAAACGGCGGGGCATCAATGCCGTACTGATCCGCCCTGCAAAATCCGTCCGCAAACGCAAAATCCGCAGCCAAGACATCGCCGTATTCACCCGCCAACTTTCCACCATGATGAAAGCCGGTTTGCCACTGCTGCAGGCGTTTGACGTTGCCGCACAGGGCAGCGGCCACCCGAATTTGAGCAAACTGCTGCTGCACATCCGCACCGACATCGAACAAGGCAGCTCGCTGGCTCAGGCACTGGCACGCCACCCGCAGCATTTCGACCGTTTTTACTGCAATCTGGTGGCAGCAGGCGAAACCGGCGGCATACTGGAAACCCTGTTGGAGCGGCTCGCCCTGACACAGGAAAAAAACCGCCTGCTGAAAAAACAGATTCAGACGGCCTTGATTTACCCCGTTTCCATTATCGCCGTTTCCATTATCATTATTTTGGTGATGATGCTGTTTGTCCTCCCCTCGTTCCAAACCGTCTATGCCGACATGGGCGCAGAGTTACCATGGCTGACGCAGGCTGTGATGAGCGCTTCCGACCTGCTTGCCGCCTACGGCTGGCTACCGCTGATCGGTCTAATTGCCGCCGCAGTCTGGTTTCGCCGCCGCTACCGCCGCTCGCGCAACCTGCAGAAACGCTGCGACCGCTACCTGCTGCAACTCCCCCTGCTCGGCACCACCGTTGCCCAAACCGCCTCCGCCCGCTGGGCAAGAACCACCGCCGCCCTGTTCGCCGCCGGCATGCCGCCCGCCGAAGCACTGAACACCGTTGCCGGAGCCTGCGGCAATCTGGTTTACGAAGATGCCACCCATGCCATCCGCAACCAAGTCGTACAAGGCATTTCCCTGACCACCGCCATGCAAAACAGCGGCTGCTTTGCCGAAATGATGATCCGCATGGCCGCCGTCGGCGAAGAATCGGGCGCACTCGACACCATGCTCGACAAAGCCGCCGAATGGTACGAAAACGAAGTCGACCAAACCGTCGCCCGACTCTCCGCCCTGATGGAACCGCTGATTATGGTGATATTGGGTACCCTGATCGGCATCCTGCTACTGGCCATGTACCTACCCCTGTTCCACTTGGGCGATGCCGTCTGA
- the coaE gene encoding dephospho-CoA kinase (Dephospho-CoA kinase (CoaE) performs the final step in coenzyme A biosynthesis.), which translates to MTLWIGLTGGIGSGKSQTAAEFAKLSVPHIDADALSRSLSAEGGAALPPIRAAFGDGVFDSQGRLDRAALRDEVFRRPESKKKLEDIMLPLILAAVKTQQQAYSAARYGILDVPLLIEQPAFAALTDRILVVDVDEATQIRRTAERSGLGEGEIKRIIAAQSPRRRRLLAADDVIANCGTLAQLGEKVRRLHGFYREL; encoded by the coding sequence ATGACATTATGGATAGGCCTCACCGGCGGCATCGGTAGCGGTAAATCGCAAACCGCCGCAGAGTTTGCCAAACTCAGTGTGCCGCATATTGATGCCGATGCACTCAGCCGCAGCCTGAGTGCCGAGGGCGGCGCAGCTTTGCCGCCGATTCGTGCCGCTTTCGGCGACGGTGTATTCGACAGCCAAGGCCGTCTCGACCGTGCCGCCTTGAGAGATGAAGTTTTCAGACGGCCTGAATCCAAAAAAAAGCTGGAAGACATTATGCTGCCGCTGATTCTGGCTGCCGTGAAAACACAGCAGCAGGCGTATTCCGCCGCACGCTACGGCATTTTGGACGTGCCGCTGCTGATTGAGCAGCCCGCATTTGCCGCATTAACCGACCGGATTTTGGTTGTCGATGTGGACGAAGCCACCCAAATCCGCCGTACCGCCGAACGCAGCGGCTTGGGCGAAGGCGAAATCAAACGGATTATCGCCGCCCAATCCCCACGCCGCCGCCGCCTGCTTGCCGCCGATGATGTGATTGCCAACTGCGGTACGCTGGCGCAATTAGGCGAAAAAGTCCGCCGATTACACGGTTTTTATCGTGAACTATAG